Proteins encoded by one window of Colletes latitarsis isolate SP2378_abdomen chromosome 5, iyColLati1, whole genome shotgun sequence:
- the LOC143341893 gene encoding longitudinals lacking protein-like gives MMEKKARYIGEHRQFDGKSYASKDAGESTETSSMGRRYGTHFYGDVLQAEHVCTACGKRYKWLDSLKRHTRVDCGNKEKKFSCHMCDRKFKYRYEMRNHIVAHHGA, from the coding sequence ATGATGGAGAAGAAGGCACGATACATAGGAGAACATAGACAGTTCGATGGGAAATCGTACGCGTCGAAAGACGCGGGTGAATCGACGGAAACATCGAGCATGGGTCGACGTTACGGAACACATTTTTATGGTGACGTTCTCCAAGCCGAACACGTCTGCACGGCTTGCGGGAAGAGGTACAAATGGTTGGACAGCCTGAAGAGGCACACCAGGGTCGACTGCGGCAACAAGGAAAAGAAATTCTCGTGTCACATGTGCGACAGGAAGTTCAAATATCGATACGAGATGCGAAATCACATCGTCGCGCACCACGGCGCCTGA
- the LOC143341884 gene encoding uncharacterized protein LOC143341884 codes for MDELAALEFADTKSFEPVPIAYKPHIPRAPRGLQAQHYMCGECGKGYKWMANLRRHQRLECGKLPKYHCRMCRKDFYRRYELTNHFNTKHTVSNSLYGNENTTQKDSTTTWPMQSGGSVERVVREGRDQVRDAAISVPVRSQQLRNAESTRTEKADEERRLRGMRQKFFPAR; via the exons ATGGACGAGCTAGCAGCTTTGGAGTTCGCAGACACCAAGAGCTTCGAACCGGTACCGATAGCCTACAAGCCCCATATTCCTCGCGCTCCTCGCGGGCTGCAAGCGCAACATTACATGTGTGGAGAGTGTGGAAAGGGGTACAAATGGATGGCGAACCTGCGCAGACACCAAAGACTCGAATGCGGAAAGCTACCAAAGTATCACTGTCGAATGTGCAGGAAAGACTTTTACCGGAGATACGAATTGACCAATCATTTTAACACCAAACACACCGTGAGCAACAGCCTCTACGGGAACGAAAACACGACGCAGAAGGATTCGACGACCACCTGGCCAAT GCAATCAGGCGGATCGGTTGAACGAGTGGTTCGTGAAGGAAGAGATCAAGTACGAGATGCCGCAATCTCTGTACCAGTACGTAGCCAGCAATTACGAAATGCCGAAAGTACAAGAACGGAAAAAGCCGACGAAGAACGTCGTCTGCGAGGAATGCGGCAAAAGTTTTTCCCGGCCCGATAG
- the LOC143342086 gene encoding vascular endothelial zinc finger 1 encodes LCLPAPRLTVKNIDHLGYKRRPIIHKCVRCGKCYQLLTSLKRHLRLECGVEPRQCCWICGRKFTHKFRLTQHVTSCGKSRRKTAIDGEEQASNERISLVSGLLATMLLSQDIHQPLDNSDALWSQLCYSAGSPYKPNRSQRGKEPKETEPKYVCNRCGKTYKATTSLSRHKRLECGVVPCEVCPICDRRFKHRFVLNSHIVGCQRKLRHIMEKSDDTSVYTEKRD; translated from the exons TTGTGTCTTCCAGCGCCGAGGCTGACGGTGAAGAACATCGACCATCTGGGTTACAAGAGGAGACCGATAATTCACAAGTGCGTCAGGTGTGGAAAGTGCTATCAGTTGCTGACGTCGCTGAAAAGGCATCTGAGGCTTGAGTGCGGGGTAGAACCGAGACAGTGCTGTTGGATTTGCGGGAGAAAGTTCACGCACAAGTTCAGACTCACGCAGCACGTAACCTCGTGTGGGAAAAGCC GACGAAAAACGGCGATAGACGGAGAGGAGCAGGCGTCTAACGAACGAATTTCTCTCGTTTCAGGACTTCTGGCGACGATGTTGCTGTCGCAAGATATACACCAACCTCTGGACAACAGCGACGCGTTGTGGAGTCAGTTGTGTTACTCTGCCGGGTCACCTTACAAGCCGAACAGAAGTCAAAGAGGGAAGGAACCCAAGGAGACCGAGCCGAAATACGTTTGCAACAGATGCGGGAAAACCTACAAGGCGACCACGTCACTGAGTCGTCACAAACGACTCGAGTGCGGCGTCGTGCCTTGCGAAGTCTGTCCCATTTGCGACCGAAGATTCAAGCACAGATTTGTCCTCAATTCGCATATCGTCGGATGCCAGAGGAAGCTACGACACATCATGGAGAAGAGCGACGACACGTCCGTCTACACCGAAAAACGAGACTAG
- the LOC143341899 gene encoding longitudinals lacking protein, isoforms N/O/W/X/Y-like translates to DPLEKSSWRFVHISCIVDFLGNVKKFCCDTCGKAYKWKESLQQHRRLECGIEPQFRCIFCGRRFKHKHHLKEHLKRLHQCNSLPIFVFRPSYVCNNCGKTYKWKESLNLHKRMECGIEPRFSCTICGRKFKHKHHLTKHQKSIHNYVDQWHDETSKGFDRQSRSYADATAL, encoded by the exons GATCCTTTAGAAAAATCTTCCTGGCGTTTTGTACATATTTCTtgtatcgttgattttttagggaACGTTAAGAAGTTCTGCTGCGACACTTGTGGGAAAGCGTACAAATGGAAAGAGTCGCTGCAGCAACACCGTCGACTGGAATGCGGAATCGAGCCGCAGTTCCGATGCATCTTCTGCGGCCGAAGATTCAAGCACAAGCATCATTTAAAAGAGCACCTGAAGAGACTTCATCAGTGCAACA GTCTACCGATTTTTGTGTTTCGACCGAGCTACGTGTGCAACAACTGCGGGAAAACGTACAAGTGGAAAGAGTCGTTGAATTTGCACAAGCGAATGGAGTGCGGGATCGAGCCGAGGTTCTCCTGCACGATTTGCGGACGAAAATTCAAGCACAAGCATCATCTCACGAAACATCAAAAGTCCATTCACAATTACGTCGATCAGTGGCACGACGAAACGTCCAAGGGATTCGATAGACAGTCTCGATCTTACGCGGACGCGACCGCGTTATGA